One genomic window of Vicugna pacos chromosome 18, VicPac4, whole genome shotgun sequence includes the following:
- the PMS2 gene encoding mismatch repair endonuclease PMS2 isoform X4: MDRAEGPSSECAKAIKPIDRKSVHQICSGQVVLSLSTAVKELVENSVDAGATNIDLRLKDYGVDLIEVSDNGCGVEEENFEGLTLKHHTSKIQKFADLTQVETFGFRGEALSSLCALSDLAISTCHTSAKVGTRLVFDHNGKILQKTPYPRPRGTTVSVQQLFYTLPVRHKEFQRNIKKEFAKMVQVLHAYCIISAGVRVSCTNQVGQGKRQLVVSTSGSSSIKENIGSVFGQKQGMTVTLDFFQLQSLMPFVQLPPSDLVCEEYGLSCSDALHNLFQLSGFISHGTHGVGRSSTDRQFFFINRRPCDPAKVSRLVNEIYHMYNRHQYPFVVLNISVDSECVDVNVTPDKRQILLQEEKLLLAVLKTSLIGMFDSDVNKLSVSQQPLLDAEGNLIKMHSAETEKPRLEKPAHPTLLGMPGEEKKAVTISRLREAFSLRHPAGPKSRGPMTADPRCISPRQKRSTLFSGTPGSLCSAKANSGPREEGMGSAQWPCGPMDTVKMEEDSGHSSASAGSEEGFSTPETVGHPSSDPMTSSPEDGLSQENVASGGNLPETDQPCPGPESPSVQEERGYRVLPQCTNLAAPNIKRFKKEGIPLNPDVPPESLRTLDTSGSEVDSEVDVAVKIQKKIVPLDFSMRSLVKRMKQLRQQDWQQEGGQSYRKFRAKICPGENQAAEDELRKEIRAATLSTQEAQHCSLWFPSKLIFVQQAAATPVPAASELSLGRRGGGMLGWGCVSALFIRRSIPSIDKKVNHAGGPPYLQILHPP, from the exons ATGGATCGAGCCGAGGGCCCGAG TTCCGAATGTGCTAAGGCCATCAAACCTATCGATCGGAAGTCAGTCCATCAGATTTGTTCTGGGCAAGTGGTACTTAGCCTAAGCACTGCTGTGAAGGAGTTGGTAGAAAATAGTGTGGATGCTGGTGCCACTAATATTG atcTCCGGCTTAAAGATTATGGGGTGGATCTCATTGAAGTTTCAGACAATGGATGTGGGGTAGAAGAAGAAAACTTCGAAGGCTTAA CTCTGAAGCATCACACTTCTAAGATTCAGAAGTTTGCTGACCTAACTCAGGTTGAAACTTTTGGCTTTCGGGGGGAAGCTCTGAGCTCACTCTGTGCACTGAG TGACTTAGCGATTTCTACCTGCCACACATCTGCGAAGGTCGGAACGCGACTGGTGTTTGATCACAATGGAAAAATCCTCCAGAAAACCCCCTACCCACGACCCAGGGGGACGACGGTCAGCGTGCAGCAGTTATTCTATACGCTCCCTGTGCGCCATAAGGAGTTTCAAAGGAATATTAAGAAG GAGTTTGCCAAAATGGTCCAGGTCTTGCACGCGTACTGTATCATTTCAGCTGGTGTCCGTGTAAGTTGTACCAATCAGGTTGGGCAAGGCAAGCGGCAGTTGGTGGTGAGCACCAGCGGAAGCTCCAGCATCAAGGAAAACATCGGATCTGTGTTTGGGCAGAAACAG GGGATGACGGTGACCCTtgatttctttcagttgcaaagccTCATGCCTTTTGTCCAGCTGCCCCCTAGTGACTTGGTCTGTGAGGAATACGGGCTGAGCTGCTCCGATGCTCTGCACAATCTGTTTCA GCTCTCaggttttatttctcatggtACTCATGGTGTGGGAAGGAGTTCAACGGACAGACAGTTTTTCTTCATCAATCGGCGGCCTTGTGACCCAGCAAAG GTTTCCAGACTTGTGAATGAGATCTATCACATGTATAATCGACATCAGTATCCATTTGTTGTGCTTAACATTTCTGTTGATTCTG AATGTGTTGATGTCAATGTTACTCCGGATAAAAGGCAGATTTTACTGCAAGAGGAGAAGCTTTTGTTGGCAGTTTTAAAAACGTCTTTGATAGGAATGTTTGATAGTGATGTCAACAAACTCAGCGTCAGTCAGCAGCCGCTGCTGGACGCGGAAG GTAACTTAATAAAAATGCATTCGGCAGAAACGGAGAAGCCCAGGCTGGAAAAGCCAGCACATCCCACACTGTTAGGGATGcctggagaagagaaaaaggcagtGACCATTTCCAGACTCAGAGAGGCCTTTTCCCTTCGTCACCCTGCAGGGCCCAAGTCTAGGGGCCCGATGACTGCTGACCCGAGATGCATTTCTCCACGACAGAAAAGAAGCACGCTGTTCTCCGGTACTCCAGGGTCCCTGTGCTCTGCAAAGGCCAACTCTGGCCCCCGGGAGGAGGGGATGGGTTCAGCTCAGTGGCCCTGTGGCCCGATGGACACGGTGAAGATGGAGGAGGACTCGGGGCACAGCAGTGCGTCAGCTGGCTCCGAGGAGGGGTTCAGCACCCCAGAAACGGTTGGTCACCCCAGCAGTGACCCCATGACAAGCTCCCCCGAAGATGGGCTTTCCCAGGAAAACGTGGCGTCTGGTGGGAACTTACCTGAAACTGACCAGCCTTGTCCAGGCCCGGAATCCCCATCAGTCCAAGAAGAGCGTGGATATAGAGTTTTGCCTCAATGCACGAATCTCGCAGCTCCAAACATAAAGCGCTTTAAAAAAGAAGGGATTCCTTTAAATCCTGACGTCCCTCCAGAGTCGCTGAGAACTCTGGACACGTCAGGATCTGAGGTCGACTCTGAGGTTGACGTGGCTGTGAAAATTCAGAAGAAGATCGTGCCCCTTGACTTTTCTATGCGTTCTCTAGTCAAACGGATGAAGCAGTTACGGCAGCAGGACTGGCAGCAGGAAGGCGGGCAGAGTTACAGGAAGTTTCGTGCGAAGATCTGTCCCGGAGAAAATCAAGCTGCCGAAGATGAACTAAGGAAAGAGATAAG GGCAGCCACCCTCAGCACGCAGGAGGCCCAGCACTGCTCACTCTGGTTCCCCAGCAAACTTATTTTCGTTCAGCAGGCTGCAGCCACGCCTGTTCCAGCAGCGTCTGAGCTCAGCCTGGggcggaggggaggagggatgttGGGTTGGGGGTGTGTGTCTGCACTCTTCATTAGAAGGTCGATACCCAGTATTGACAAAAAGGTCAATCATGCAGGTGGCCCTCCGTATCTACAGATTCTGCACCCACCCTGA